A region from the Arthrobacter roseus genome encodes:
- a CDS encoding universal stress protein codes for MNHTMDENVCPQARPEVAACRKELSEKSMPGVLSSSADAPILVGFDGSPASFAALEWAVDRAAELGCPVTLIRAVYESSMIPDAARYDTVINAARELLETGVRHACEIAPGVLLNTRVHSGDVVQALSDLSRNAQMVVLGMDKSNLGPGQVIGSVSHQVAIMSLSPVAVIPAQDNRTRAGVVAGVDGSAESLQAADFAAAEAQRTSQDLLILTSSAVPLKTDAAARTTLNQVVTTMTARYPDVAIQGVLETKDPPAEALLNAAASARLLVVGSRGRGALKRMTLGSVSHKALLNLTCPTIITRQRA; via the coding sequence ATGAATCACACCATGGATGAGAACGTGTGCCCGCAGGCAAGACCGGAAGTGGCGGCGTGCCGGAAAGAACTGTCAGAGAAGTCGATGCCCGGCGTGCTTAGTTCCTCTGCGGACGCTCCAATCCTCGTTGGATTCGACGGGTCCCCTGCCAGTTTCGCTGCGCTTGAATGGGCCGTTGACCGGGCTGCCGAGCTCGGCTGCCCCGTGACCCTCATCCGAGCCGTGTACGAGTCCTCGATGATCCCGGACGCCGCTCGTTACGACACGGTCATCAATGCCGCACGTGAACTCCTGGAAACCGGTGTCCGCCATGCCTGCGAGATCGCCCCGGGCGTTCTATTGAACACCCGGGTACACAGCGGCGACGTGGTGCAGGCTCTCAGTGACCTTTCCAGAAATGCTCAAATGGTGGTACTGGGCATGGACAAAAGCAACCTCGGCCCAGGCCAGGTCATCGGTTCGGTGAGTCACCAAGTGGCCATCATGAGCCTCTCGCCGGTAGCGGTCATCCCCGCTCAGGACAACCGAACGAGGGCAGGAGTGGTGGCTGGCGTGGACGGATCAGCAGAATCATTACAGGCCGCCGATTTTGCCGCAGCAGAGGCACAACGAACGAGCCAGGATCTGCTCATTCTTACCTCAAGTGCCGTGCCGCTAAAGACGGACGCTGCCGCGAGAACCACCCTCAACCAGGTAGTAACCACTATGACCGCGAGGTACCCCGACGTGGCAATACAGGGAGTTCTTGAAACGAAGGATCCTCCCGCGGAAGCACTGCTCAATGCCGCAGCCAGCGCCCGTCTGCTGGTCGTCGGAAGCCGTGGGCGGGGGGCACTCAAGCGCATGACCCTCGGCTCAGTGAGCCACAAAGCACTCCTGAACCTCACCTGTCCCACTATCATCACCCGCCAGCGGGCTTAG
- a CDS encoding dihydrolipoamide acetyltransferase family protein produces the protein MPEVIMPRLSDTMEEGVLSRWLKNEGDTVREGDVIAEIDTDKATMDLEVFDGGVLEKLLVPEGTTVPIGKPIAIISSGAETGPGSGTPPETGAATTTRRTLTSPLARRIAVEHGLDPADITGTGPGGRIVRADVEAAVTAQEHKPSLIDPPDATVPAATAESGKTDQDTVEIPLTTMRKVMAARLADSASAPHFFLTNVVEVDRLFAFRAEVNERFAESGIKVSVTDLLVRACARTLEDHPKVNSSWAGDKILQYRHAHIGVAVALDDGLIVPVVRDAATKGLEVIAAETRALAERARNNKLTPAEFSGGTFTLSNLGMFGIDNFTAVINPPEAAILAVGNTTEEPYLKDGQLLSRRVLKITLTADHRVLDGAVAAAFLRDLKRMLEEPLRIII, from the coding sequence ATGCCCGAGGTAATAATGCCCCGCCTGTCCGACACAATGGAAGAAGGTGTCCTGAGCCGCTGGCTCAAAAATGAAGGTGACACAGTCCGCGAGGGCGATGTCATCGCAGAAATCGACACAGACAAAGCCACCATGGACTTGGAAGTCTTCGACGGCGGCGTTTTAGAGAAGCTCCTGGTCCCCGAGGGCACCACAGTGCCCATTGGGAAGCCGATTGCCATCATTAGCTCCGGAGCAGAAACCGGACCCGGAAGTGGGACACCTCCCGAGACAGGAGCGGCCACAACGACCCGACGTACGCTCACCTCACCACTCGCCCGCCGAATCGCTGTGGAACATGGCCTTGATCCTGCAGATATCACCGGAACTGGGCCCGGCGGGCGGATTGTCAGAGCGGATGTTGAAGCAGCAGTAACTGCCCAGGAACACAAACCATCGCTGATAGATCCTCCGGACGCGACGGTCCCCGCCGCGACCGCTGAATCCGGGAAGACTGATCAGGATACAGTGGAGATTCCACTGACCACGATGCGCAAAGTGATGGCGGCCAGGCTCGCGGACAGTGCCAGTGCACCGCACTTCTTCCTCACCAACGTGGTGGAGGTTGACCGGCTCTTTGCCTTCCGCGCCGAAGTCAATGAACGCTTCGCAGAATCCGGTATCAAGGTCAGCGTGACCGATCTGCTGGTCCGTGCCTGCGCGCGAACTCTGGAAGACCACCCGAAAGTTAATTCATCGTGGGCCGGGGACAAAATCCTGCAGTACCGCCACGCCCACATCGGCGTCGCGGTGGCACTGGATGACGGACTCATCGTTCCCGTCGTACGCGACGCAGCCACCAAGGGACTTGAAGTGATCGCGGCCGAGACCCGCGCACTTGCGGAGAGGGCCCGGAATAACAAGCTGACACCGGCAGAGTTCAGCGGGGGAACATTCACGCTCAGCAATCTCGGCATGTTCGGCATAGATAACTTCACTGCCGTCATCAACCCACCCGAAGCGGCCATCCTGGCAGTCGGCAACACCACGGAGGAACCCTATCTGAAGGACGGGCAGCTGCTCAGCCGCCGCGTCCTAAAAATCACCCTCACCGCTGATCACCGTGTACTCGACGGTGCCGTGGCGGCGGCATTCCTGCGCGATCTCAAACGCATGCTTGAAGAACCGCTGAGGATCATCATCTGA
- a CDS encoding alpha-ketoacid dehydrogenase subunit beta, which produces MTVTTYRQALNDALRAELSRDENVILIGEEIGIFEGSYKITAGLLTEFGAERVRDTPIAEEGFVGAAIGAAMLGMRPVVEIMTLNFSLIAIDQIVNHAAKIYGMFGGQTAVPLVIRMPGGGGQQLAATHSQNLEVWYAHIPGLKVVAPSSPADAKALLTAAIRDDDPVIFLENLALYNTKGDVPDGEHIAEIGRAAVVKEGTDVSVITYSRATTVALEVARQLEEEGISVEVVDLRSLRPLDRETVCASVRKTSRAVVLEDDWLSYGIGAEISATLMEGAFDYLDAPVRRVAAAEIPLPYAKPLELAALPNAHDLIRVIREILTATSFTR; this is translated from the coding sequence ATGACCGTCACAACCTACCGGCAGGCATTGAATGACGCTCTGCGCGCCGAATTGAGCCGAGACGAAAATGTCATCCTGATCGGCGAGGAGATCGGGATCTTCGAAGGCTCCTACAAAATCACGGCAGGACTATTGACTGAATTCGGTGCTGAACGGGTGCGCGACACACCGATCGCCGAAGAAGGCTTTGTCGGTGCCGCCATCGGCGCCGCCATGCTCGGTATGCGGCCAGTGGTGGAAATCATGACCCTGAACTTCTCCCTGATAGCCATCGACCAGATTGTGAATCACGCCGCTAAGATCTACGGCATGTTCGGCGGCCAAACGGCCGTACCCCTGGTCATCCGGATGCCAGGCGGGGGAGGCCAGCAGCTTGCTGCCACCCACTCCCAGAACCTGGAGGTCTGGTACGCACACATACCCGGGCTCAAGGTTGTGGCACCATCCTCACCCGCGGACGCCAAGGCACTGTTAACAGCGGCAATCCGCGACGACGACCCCGTTATCTTCCTTGAGAACCTTGCCCTGTACAACACTAAAGGTGATGTGCCGGATGGTGAGCACATCGCCGAGATTGGCAGGGCCGCCGTCGTAAAGGAGGGTACGGATGTAAGCGTCATCACGTATTCCAGGGCGACCACGGTGGCCCTGGAAGTGGCTCGGCAGCTGGAAGAAGAAGGAATCTCCGTGGAAGTGGTGGATTTGCGCAGCCTGCGACCCCTGGACAGGGAAACGGTGTGCGCCTCGGTTCGAAAGACCAGCCGGGCAGTGGTGCTCGAAGATGATTGGCTTAGCTACGGTATCGGTGCGGAAATTTCCGCGACCCTCATGGAAGGAGCGTTCGACTACCTCGATGCCCCAGTACGGCGGGTCGCCGCCGCCGAAATTCCTCTCCCGTATGCAAAACCGCTCGAACTCGCGGCACTGCCGAACGCCCATGACCTGATCCGGGTCATCCGCGAGATTCTCACCGCCACCAGCTTCACGCGATAG
- the pdhA gene encoding pyruvate dehydrogenase (acetyl-transferring) E1 component subunit alpha, translating to MMVGRNEPENAGRTTQTGVPFPGSETPETLIGYYRQMALIRRFELMADQMYKRAKIGGYCHLNLGEEASVVGLMAALEPRDYLFTNYRDHGYALARGMAAGAVMAELFGKTTGVSKGRGGSMHMFDTKTRMLGGYGIVGGQIPPATGAALALSYRGAPGPEAEAVMCQLGDGTTNIGAFHESLNLAALWHLPIVYVIINNGLGMATTVEAASGEPDLYKRGCSYRIPGERVDGNDVVAVRDAAARALERARLEREPSLLELTSYRLRGHSVVDPARYRSHGDVEQAQAADPIPAFRHQLLEAGLLEESQAQRIDAEALELVEAAVVFADASPDPTPDQLFDYAYASPVANAPNTLPGQPVTGNR from the coding sequence ATGATGGTCGGTCGGAATGAACCGGAAAATGCAGGGCGAACAACTCAAACGGGCGTGCCGTTTCCCGGCAGTGAAACACCGGAAACTCTCATCGGGTATTACCGGCAGATGGCACTCATCCGCAGATTTGAACTGATGGCTGACCAAATGTATAAGCGGGCCAAAATCGGAGGGTACTGCCACCTCAATTTGGGCGAAGAAGCCAGTGTGGTCGGCCTGATGGCGGCATTGGAGCCCCGGGATTATCTTTTCACCAACTACCGTGACCACGGTTATGCACTGGCCCGCGGGATGGCAGCCGGAGCGGTCATGGCCGAACTCTTCGGAAAAACCACCGGAGTCTCCAAGGGCCGCGGCGGCTCAATGCACATGTTCGACACCAAAACCCGGATGCTCGGCGGCTACGGAATTGTGGGAGGACAAATCCCACCCGCCACCGGGGCCGCGTTGGCCCTGAGCTACCGCGGCGCCCCGGGCCCCGAAGCGGAAGCCGTCATGTGCCAGCTCGGCGACGGAACGACCAACATCGGCGCCTTCCATGAATCCCTGAACCTGGCAGCACTTTGGCACCTGCCGATCGTGTACGTCATCATCAACAACGGGCTCGGCATGGCTACCACTGTCGAAGCCGCCTCCGGTGAACCCGATTTGTACAAACGCGGCTGTTCCTACCGCATCCCCGGTGAACGCGTGGACGGCAACGACGTCGTCGCTGTGCGCGACGCGGCGGCACGAGCGCTGGAGCGCGCACGCCTTGAACGGGAACCGTCCTTGTTGGAGCTGACCAGTTACCGCCTCCGCGGACATTCCGTGGTTGACCCTGCACGGTACCGATCCCACGGGGACGTCGAACAGGCACAGGCAGCAGACCCGATTCCCGCCTTCCGCCATCAGCTGCTGGAGGCTGGCCTGCTGGAGGAATCCCAGGCTCAGCGCATCGACGCCGAAGCGCTGGAGCTGGTCGAGGCCGCCGTCGTCTTCGCCGACGCAAGCCCGGACCCAACACCTGATCAGCTCTTCGATTACGCCTACGCCAGCCCAGTTGCCAATGCACCCAACACACTGCCGGGCCAGCCCGTGACCGGGAACCGATGA
- a CDS encoding CBS domain-containing protein, translating into MSELTGDGASRNTSARLRTAATHIPAVAADIMSTPVFTVPASASVEEIAGVLGRHQISAVPVVDESGHVLGVVSEYDVLAKPGRTASEVMSAGVVSISPDTRISDIRSLLVDQRMGRLPVLEAGRLAGIVSRRDVVALLTTEWACGICGEPTRALDPPENCPTCGGTGTFKLQEQPPGP; encoded by the coding sequence ATGAGCGAGCTAACAGGCGATGGTGCTTCCCGGAATACGTCCGCGCGTCTGCGCACAGCTGCGACGCACATCCCCGCAGTGGCGGCCGACATTATGAGCACGCCGGTTTTCACGGTTCCGGCAAGTGCTTCGGTCGAAGAGATCGCCGGAGTGCTGGGACGGCATCAGATCAGTGCTGTCCCTGTAGTAGATGAATCCGGACATGTACTGGGTGTGGTCAGTGAATACGATGTGCTGGCCAAGCCCGGACGTACTGCCTCTGAGGTGATGAGCGCCGGGGTGGTCAGCATTTCTCCCGACACGCGGATATCCGATATTCGGTCTCTACTGGTGGATCAGCGGATGGGACGTCTGCCTGTCCTTGAGGCCGGACGACTCGCAGGTATTGTCAGCCGCCGCGATGTCGTGGCATTACTTACCACCGAATGGGCGTGCGGAATTTGCGGTGAACCTACCCGCGCGCTGGATCCTCCCGAGAACTGCCCCACATGCGGGGGCACCGGCACCTTCAAACTTCAGGAACAACCCCCGGGCCCATAG
- a CDS encoding class I SAM-dependent methyltransferase, with protein sequence MSRMEQVLCRSGLWNVIARRIAYAALGGTEVFKDVLEIGGGSGAMAESIVLDHPGCQLTVIDFDPVMVAAARQRLTALPNVSVQSADATKLPFEDAAYDTVLSFLMLHHVIDWEAAVTEASRVLRPGGTFSGYDLTRTKASSLLHKLDRSPHRLIAQGEFEKVAEQAGVDVPSVQYSKFKHIMSFTVHKL encoded by the coding sequence ATGTCTCGTATGGAGCAAGTCCTGTGCCGCAGTGGTCTCTGGAATGTCATTGCCCGCCGGATCGCGTACGCGGCACTCGGCGGGACGGAGGTATTCAAAGACGTTCTTGAAATAGGTGGCGGCAGCGGGGCGATGGCTGAATCGATCGTCCTTGATCATCCCGGCTGCCAGCTCACCGTCATCGATTTTGATCCAGTGATGGTTGCCGCCGCTCGGCAGCGGCTCACCGCACTTCCCAACGTATCCGTACAGAGCGCTGATGCCACGAAGCTGCCGTTCGAAGACGCTGCCTACGATACGGTGTTGAGTTTCCTGATGCTTCACCATGTCATCGACTGGGAGGCTGCGGTGACCGAAGCCAGTCGGGTTCTGCGTCCCGGTGGAACCTTCAGCGGTTACGACCTGACCCGCACGAAGGCGTCGTCGTTGTTGCACAAACTCGACCGTTCGCCCCACAGGCTGATCGCCCAAGGTGAGTTCGAGAAAGTAGCCGAGCAAGCGGGTGTCGACGTGCCATCGGTCCAGTATTCGAAATTCAAGCACATCATGTCGTTCACCGTTCACAAGCTGTGA
- a CDS encoding cupin domain-containing protein — protein sequence MQKISLTALARHQLEIARNASSGRSADTVFGGHEHVMRQTMIALHAGFILNEHENPGEATIYVLSGRVSMTAEGEAWNGSPGDLLVVPDARHALEAVEDSVVLLTVAKHQ from the coding sequence GTGCAAAAAATATCTTTGACTGCACTTGCACGTCATCAGCTGGAGATCGCCCGCAACGCCTCCAGCGGTCGTAGTGCCGATACAGTGTTTGGTGGACACGAACATGTCATGCGCCAGACAATGATCGCTCTGCACGCGGGTTTCATCCTTAACGAACACGAAAACCCTGGCGAGGCCACCATATATGTCCTCAGCGGCCGGGTTTCAATGACCGCGGAAGGTGAAGCGTGGAACGGCTCACCAGGAGACCTACTCGTCGTGCCGGACGCCCGGCACGCACTCGAAGCCGTAGAAGATTCCGTGGTCCTGCTGACAGTAGCCAAACACCAATGA
- a CDS encoding cation-translocating P-type ATPase, with amino-acid sequence MVLGTTEMDWHTQSAADTAAALDVDPSVGLTASAVGARREKSGPNVLVDEAKAPAWKKILGLLADKMILVLVMAAIVSAIVSREWETPVVILAVITLNTVLNYVQESRAENSLAALRKMSVDTSRVRRNGREVEVSNEELVPGDIVLLEAGETVPADGRILEAARLQVAEASLTGESQPAIKTNDALDDPALPLGDRTNMLFMNTNVSRGRALMVVTGTGMDTQIGGIATLLEGAGNEKTPLQRRIDQLAQLLTAVALAVVAVVFILGLLRGQSWSELLITAVSLAVATIPEGLTAVVAFTLAMGASRMARRGAIIKQLSAVETLGSTTHIATDKTGTLTLNEMTARRLHATGRSFRITGEGYATDGKILSSDGEPVPAMSDALVSMALCNDAWIRDGKLVGDPTEGALVALAEKGGIDVEGVRANHPRVAEVPFDSDYKFMVTFHEQNFTKGDSTPARFRCFVKGAPGVLLERANSILTPEGILPLTEKGRTMVHHDIQAMAAEGLRTLMIAGRRLDSELPTDGDELRAVADNLTIYAIVGIVDPPRTEAADAIATARAAGIAVHMITGDHLVTASSIARQLGIPGEAASGTELDDLDDDELNRRVAGFGVLARVAPEHKIRVVKALQQEGNIVAMTGDGVNDAPALKQANIGIAMGITGTDVSKGAAKMILTDDNFATIISAVEEGRGIYANIIKFVKFQLTTAWGFVLIFVTAGVLGLAGGAPFTALQILWVNIIMDGPPALALGVDPAEPDIMKQKPRPADEPLLTRGRLLRILGLGVVMAAGTTAVLVLAPGLFPKSSSDPLLPTTLAFTTFVFFQVFNLLNVRSELGSVFSLQTFTNYSIWVALLAVVVLQVLVVNLDMLQGFFDTTALSSAQWGLALLVGSSVLWVEEIRKAIMRSRRR; translated from the coding sequence ATGGTTCTTGGTACAACAGAAATGGACTGGCACACCCAATCAGCTGCCGATACCGCAGCCGCACTAGACGTAGACCCCTCCGTCGGGCTCACCGCCTCGGCAGTGGGCGCCCGGCGGGAGAAGTCCGGACCGAACGTTCTGGTGGATGAAGCGAAGGCGCCAGCCTGGAAGAAGATCCTGGGCCTACTCGCGGACAAGATGATCCTCGTGCTCGTCATGGCCGCGATCGTGAGCGCCATCGTGTCGCGGGAGTGGGAGACACCAGTAGTCATCCTTGCGGTGATAACCCTGAACACGGTCCTGAACTATGTGCAGGAGAGCCGTGCGGAAAACAGCCTCGCAGCCCTGCGCAAAATGTCGGTGGACACCTCACGGGTCCGCCGAAACGGCCGAGAAGTTGAAGTCTCCAACGAAGAACTGGTGCCCGGGGATATTGTCTTGCTCGAAGCAGGCGAGACCGTTCCCGCCGACGGCCGGATTCTGGAGGCGGCACGGTTGCAGGTGGCAGAGGCATCCCTGACCGGCGAATCGCAGCCTGCGATCAAGACCAATGACGCCCTAGACGATCCTGCCCTACCACTCGGCGACCGCACGAACATGCTCTTCATGAACACGAATGTTAGCCGGGGACGGGCACTCATGGTGGTCACCGGCACCGGCATGGACACCCAAATCGGAGGCATAGCCACCCTGCTCGAAGGAGCAGGTAATGAGAAAACTCCGCTGCAAAGAAGAATCGACCAGCTCGCACAACTGCTGACCGCCGTCGCACTCGCGGTAGTCGCCGTCGTATTCATACTTGGCCTCCTTCGCGGGCAATCCTGGTCTGAGCTGCTCATCACCGCTGTTTCCCTCGCCGTGGCCACTATTCCGGAAGGTCTGACGGCCGTGGTCGCTTTCACCCTCGCCATGGGTGCCTCCCGCATGGCTCGCCGAGGCGCCATCATCAAACAGCTCTCGGCCGTCGAAACGCTCGGCAGCACAACGCACATTGCGACGGACAAGACCGGCACATTGACCCTGAACGAAATGACAGCTCGTCGTCTGCACGCGACGGGCCGTTCATTCCGCATCACCGGTGAGGGGTACGCCACGGACGGGAAAATCCTCAGTAGTGACGGTGAGCCGGTGCCCGCCATGTCGGATGCCCTCGTATCCATGGCTCTCTGCAACGACGCCTGGATCCGGGACGGCAAGCTCGTGGGCGATCCGACTGAAGGCGCGCTGGTGGCGCTGGCAGAAAAAGGTGGGATCGACGTCGAAGGTGTCCGTGCCAACCACCCTAGGGTGGCGGAAGTGCCGTTCGATTCCGATTACAAGTTCATGGTCACCTTCCACGAACAGAACTTCACCAAGGGAGACAGCACGCCGGCTAGGTTCCGCTGCTTCGTCAAGGGTGCCCCGGGCGTGCTTCTGGAACGGGCGAATTCGATCCTCACCCCCGAAGGCATCCTGCCGCTGACCGAAAAGGGCCGGACGATGGTCCATCACGATATCCAAGCGATGGCGGCCGAAGGTCTACGCACATTGATGATTGCCGGACGCCGGCTGGACAGTGAACTTCCCACAGACGGCGATGAACTCCGCGCTGTCGCCGACAACCTGACCATCTACGCCATCGTCGGCATCGTGGACCCGCCGCGGACCGAGGCCGCAGACGCCATCGCCACCGCACGAGCCGCAGGAATCGCCGTGCATATGATCACCGGCGACCATCTGGTTACTGCGTCCTCCATCGCGAGACAGCTGGGCATCCCCGGCGAGGCCGCCTCGGGTACGGAGCTGGATGACCTGGACGACGATGAGCTCAACCGACGCGTGGCAGGATTCGGTGTGCTCGCGCGAGTGGCGCCCGAGCACAAGATCCGGGTAGTCAAGGCGCTGCAGCAGGAGGGCAATATTGTGGCGATGACCGGCGACGGCGTGAATGATGCTCCGGCGCTGAAGCAGGCGAACATTGGAATCGCCATGGGCATCACGGGCACGGATGTCTCCAAGGGCGCCGCGAAAATGATCTTAACCGATGACAACTTCGCCACCATCATCTCCGCTGTCGAGGAAGGCCGCGGGATCTACGCGAACATCATCAAGTTCGTGAAGTTTCAGCTGACGACGGCGTGGGGTTTCGTTCTCATATTCGTCACCGCAGGTGTACTCGGGCTGGCCGGCGGGGCGCCATTTACAGCGTTGCAGATCCTATGGGTGAACATCATTATGGATGGTCCGCCCGCCCTCGCCCTGGGTGTGGATCCGGCCGAGCCGGACATCATGAAACAAAAGCCACGTCCTGCCGATGAGCCGTTGCTGACACGCGGCCGGCTGCTGCGGATCCTGGGACTCGGCGTCGTCATGGCGGCAGGCACCACCGCCGTTCTCGTCCTGGCGCCCGGTCTGTTCCCTAAAAGTTCGAGCGATCCACTGCTTCCGACCACGCTGGCGTTCACCACCTTCGTTTTCTTCCAGGTCTTCAATCTGCTCAACGTGCGCTCGGAATTGGGTTCTGTGTTTTCGCTGCAGACGTTCACCAACTACAGCATCTGGGTTGCCCTGCTGGCGGTGGTGGTGCTGCAGGTCCTGGTGGTAAACCTCGACATGCTGCAGGGGTTCTTCGACACCACCGCACTTAGTTCCGCGCAGTGGGGACTGGCGTTGCTCGTTGGATCCTCCGTTCTGTGGGTTGAGGAGATCCGCAAGGCAATAATGCGGTCCCGACGCCGCTAG